A single region of the Caballeronia insecticola genome encodes:
- a CDS encoding ATP-binding protein, giving the protein MMDKTFTTDITDRDSLDASASAECAREPIHIPGGIQPHGVLFSVDAHCHILQVSGNVAQFARVDAQACLGRALVDVLGQQATERANAGLKQLARDGATIHAGNVIIDGWTPATPAAIIVHRHDGLLFVEVEPAQDTADVFSTMYPLVRSFVSEVQTMHTVQQLCQFAATEIARITGFGRTLVYQFDDEGHGNVLAEAVEAGYPSYLNQHFPASDIPAQARELYRKNRIRLISNADYQAAPLVPALHPATGRPTDLTYASLRSVSPVHLQYMRNMGTLASMSMSILVNDKLWGLISCHHATPRLPPFEVRTACEHVAQIVSLQIEARETQDEAHYRLELRRMLSKLLSSMANTDSFVEALVGDASDLLGFTRSSGAAVIFEGRTSLVGVTPDEHSVSALVDWLDEQSEDVVLSDRASQDCPALADSSDVAGFLAVSISKIYRNYVIWFRREVVQTIEWAGDPRAKLTGLSTSLSPRVSFETWTDVVRNRSLPWRPAEREIALEFRAAVLGIVLRRAEEIAQLATELGRANHELEGFSYTVSHDLRAPLRHIVSFADLLRQIDGDKLSERGRGYLERVVTSARFGGRLVDDLLSFAQLGRAALRPHKVDMHALVHAVIQNDIDEQASARVHWKVDALPPVEGDHVFLHVAFANILSNAVKFSATRTPPVIEIAAREGTGELIGHLVYVVRDNGVGFDMRYIDKLFGVFQRLHVDEQFGGTGIGLANVRRIIERHGGKAWAEGTLDGGATFYMALPKQFRPESGVRRDTAASALARLAAGTGGAGGAAHDIGQLMKRSEQEKK; this is encoded by the coding sequence ATGATGGACAAAACCTTCACGACAGACATCACCGACCGCGATTCACTCGACGCATCGGCCTCCGCCGAATGCGCGCGCGAACCCATCCACATTCCGGGCGGCATTCAGCCACACGGCGTGCTTTTCAGCGTGGATGCGCATTGTCACATCCTGCAGGTGAGCGGCAACGTCGCGCAGTTCGCGCGTGTCGACGCACAGGCGTGTCTCGGCCGCGCGCTCGTCGACGTGCTCGGCCAGCAAGCAACCGAACGCGCGAACGCGGGCCTCAAACAACTCGCCCGCGACGGCGCGACGATCCACGCCGGCAACGTGATCATCGACGGATGGACGCCCGCCACGCCCGCCGCGATCATCGTGCATCGGCATGACGGGCTGCTGTTCGTCGAAGTCGAACCGGCGCAGGACACCGCCGATGTCTTCTCGACCATGTATCCGCTCGTGCGCTCTTTCGTCAGCGAAGTGCAAACGATGCACACGGTCCAGCAGCTTTGCCAGTTCGCCGCGACGGAGATCGCGCGCATTACCGGATTCGGGCGCACGCTCGTCTATCAGTTCGACGACGAAGGCCACGGCAACGTGCTCGCGGAAGCGGTCGAGGCGGGCTATCCGTCGTATCTGAACCAGCACTTTCCCGCCTCCGACATTCCGGCGCAGGCGCGCGAGCTGTATCGCAAGAACCGCATCCGGCTGATCTCGAACGCCGATTACCAAGCCGCGCCGCTCGTGCCCGCGCTGCATCCGGCCACCGGACGTCCGACCGACCTCACATACGCCTCGCTGCGCAGCGTGTCGCCCGTGCATCTGCAATACATGCGCAACATGGGCACGCTCGCGTCGATGTCGATGTCGATCCTCGTCAACGACAAACTGTGGGGCCTGATTTCCTGCCACCACGCGACGCCGCGTCTGCCGCCGTTCGAAGTGCGCACCGCGTGCGAGCATGTGGCGCAGATCGTGTCGCTGCAGATCGAGGCGCGCGAAACGCAGGACGAAGCGCACTACCGGCTCGAATTGCGCCGCATGCTGTCGAAGCTGCTTTCGTCGATGGCGAACACGGACAGTTTCGTCGAAGCGCTCGTCGGCGATGCGTCGGATCTGCTCGGCTTCACGCGTTCGTCGGGCGCGGCGGTGATCTTCGAGGGACGCACGTCGCTCGTCGGCGTGACGCCGGATGAACACAGCGTGAGCGCGCTGGTCGATTGGCTCGACGAGCAGAGCGAAGACGTGGTGCTCTCCGACCGCGCGTCGCAGGATTGCCCGGCGCTCGCGGATTCGTCGGACGTGGCGGGATTTCTGGCGGTGTCGATCTCGAAGATCTATCGCAACTACGTGATCTGGTTTCGCCGCGAAGTCGTGCAGACGATCGAATGGGCGGGCGATCCGCGCGCGAAGCTGACGGGTTTGTCCACGTCGCTGTCGCCGCGCGTGAGCTTCGAGACCTGGACCGATGTCGTGCGCAATCGCTCGCTGCCGTGGCGGCCTGCCGAACGCGAGATTGCGCTCGAATTCCGCGCGGCGGTGCTCGGCATCGTGCTGCGGCGCGCGGAGGAAATCGCGCAACTGGCGACGGAACTCGGTCGCGCGAATCACGAGCTCGAAGGATTTTCGTACACGGTGTCGCACGATCTGCGCGCGCCGCTGCGGCATATCGTGAGCTTCGCGGATCTGCTGCGGCAGATCGATGGCGACAAGCTGTCGGAACGCGGACGCGGGTATCTTGAGCGCGTCGTGACATCGGCGCGTTTCGGCGGCCGTCTCGTCGACGATCTGCTCTCGTTCGCGCAACTCGGCCGCGCGGCGCTGCGCCCGCATAAGGTCGACATGCACGCGCTCGTGCATGCGGTCATTCAGAACGACATCGACGAACAGGCTTCGGCACGCGTGCACTGGAAGGTCGATGCGCTGCCGCCCGTCGAAGGCGATCACGTGTTTCTGCACGTCGCGTTCGCGAACATTCTTTCCAACGCCGTGAAATTCAGCGCGACGCGCACGCCGCCCGTCATCGAAATCGCGGCGCGGGAAGGCACGGGAGAACTGATCGGGCATCTCGTCTATGTCGTGCGCGACAACGGCGTGGGCTTCGACATGCGCTATATCGACAAGCTGTTCGGCGTGTTCCAGCGGCTGCACGTCGATGAACAGTTCGGCGGCACCGGCATCGGGCTTGCCAACGTGCGGCGCATCATCGAGCGGCATGGCGGCAAAGCGTGGGCCGAAGGCACGCTCGACGGCGGCGCGACGTTCTATATGGCGCTACCGAAGCAGTTTCGTCCCGAGAGCGGCGTGCGGCGCGACACGGCCGCCTCCGCGCTCGCACGGCTCGCCGCAGGAACGGGCGGCGCGGGTGGCGCGGCGCACGATATCGGTCAGCTCATGAAACGCTCGGAGCAGGAAAAGAAGTAA
- a CDS encoding DUF2145 domain-containing protein, whose protein sequence is MSRLSKVGARRALCAAIACGALFGLMPASASAGQACTEVPLTPDTITQAMAAAQRVTAELERRQIDVAVLGRMGQDLSAYGLRYSHVGFVYREKPGAPWRIAHLLNECGTAKSDLWYQGVGNFFLDDMYRFDALLLIPPKPVAEILRARLMQGPELRTVFDSHYSMVAYPFSTRYQNSNTWVLETLASVEAKDAKIGDREQAQAWLKMAGYQPSEMQLGPFKRLGGRMFKANIAFDDHPNELRFSDRIRTVTVDSVQRFLLARQEGWEVTELTAP, encoded by the coding sequence ATGAGCCGACTGTCGAAGGTTGGGGCGCGGCGGGCCTTATGCGCCGCGATTGCTTGCGGCGCGCTGTTCGGCCTGATGCCTGCGTCGGCATCGGCGGGACAGGCCTGCACCGAGGTGCCGCTCACCCCCGACACCATCACGCAAGCGATGGCCGCCGCGCAGCGCGTGACCGCCGAACTGGAACGGCGTCAGATCGACGTTGCCGTGCTCGGTCGCATGGGACAAGACTTGTCCGCCTATGGTCTGCGTTACAGTCACGTTGGTTTCGTCTATCGGGAGAAGCCGGGCGCACCGTGGCGCATCGCGCATTTGTTGAACGAGTGCGGCACGGCCAAATCTGACCTGTGGTATCAGGGCGTCGGAAACTTTTTTCTCGACGATATGTACCGCTTCGACGCGTTGCTGCTGATTCCGCCCAAGCCGGTCGCCGAGATTCTGCGCGCCCGTCTGATGCAAGGGCCTGAATTGCGGACCGTGTTCGACAGCCACTACAGCATGGTTGCCTATCCGTTCTCCACGCGTTATCAAAACTCGAATACGTGGGTGCTGGAAACGCTCGCCAGCGTCGAGGCCAAGGACGCGAAAATCGGCGATCGCGAACAGGCGCAGGCGTGGCTGAAGATGGCGGGCTATCAGCCGTCCGAGATGCAGCTTGGGCCGTTCAAGCGCCTGGGCGGTCGCATGTTCAAGGCCAATATTGCGTTCGATGACCATCCGAATGAGCTGCGCTTCTCGGATCGCATCCGTACCGTTACCGTCGATTCCGTGCAACGCTTCCTGCTGGCACGTCAGGAAGGTTGGGAGGTGACGGAGTTGACGGCGCCATAA
- a CDS encoding porin: MRIKVISLAMLACAATSVHAQSSVTLYGVLDEGFDFTTNVASNRVYELTSGYASGSRWGMRGVEDLGAGTKAVFQLESGVNLSNGAAGQGGRMFGRQAYVGLSNDRLGSVKLGRQYDSVVDYLAPTTANGNWGGYLLAHPFDNDNTDNSFRVNNTVKYASPNIDGLQFGGTYSFSNDTSFANNRQYSAGASYANGGLLLGAAYLRADGTGLNANGAIATNDASFIAQRMQIFGAGVNYTFGRATAGFAYTNSSYRDPVTNGYIGVPLASAGNTLKNLKYQNFEVNGKYQFTPAFFIGAQYVYSIETYDSTAGTVRPRIHSAGLMADYFISKRTDFYVQGAYQKITGSSTDSVMDQAFVPGTQGLSSNSQQFVARVAMRHAF; this comes from the coding sequence ATGAGAATCAAAGTAATTTCACTGGCCATGCTCGCGTGCGCCGCAACTTCCGTTCATGCGCAGAGCAGCGTCACGCTGTACGGCGTCCTCGACGAAGGATTCGATTTCACGACCAATGTCGCGTCGAATCGCGTATACGAACTGACGAGCGGTTATGCATCGGGCAGCCGCTGGGGCATGCGCGGCGTCGAAGATCTGGGCGCCGGCACGAAGGCCGTGTTCCAGCTGGAAAGCGGCGTGAACTTGAGCAACGGCGCTGCGGGCCAGGGCGGGCGCATGTTCGGTCGGCAAGCGTATGTCGGCTTGAGCAATGACCGTTTGGGTTCGGTCAAGCTCGGCCGTCAGTACGATTCGGTCGTCGACTATCTCGCGCCGACAACAGCGAACGGCAACTGGGGCGGCTACTTGCTCGCGCATCCGTTCGACAACGACAACACCGACAACTCGTTCCGCGTCAACAACACGGTGAAGTACGCGAGCCCGAACATCGACGGGCTTCAGTTCGGCGGCACGTATAGCTTCAGTAACGACACGAGCTTCGCGAACAACCGGCAATACAGCGCGGGCGCGTCCTATGCGAACGGCGGCCTGCTGCTCGGCGCGGCTTATCTGCGCGCGGACGGCACGGGCCTCAATGCAAACGGCGCGATCGCGACGAACGATGCGAGCTTCATCGCGCAGCGCATGCAGATTTTCGGCGCGGGCGTGAACTACACGTTCGGCCGCGCGACGGCAGGCTTCGCGTACACGAATTCGAGCTATCGCGATCCGGTGACGAACGGTTATATCGGCGTGCCGCTCGCATCGGCGGGAAATACGCTCAAGAACCTGAAGTATCAGAACTTCGAAGTGAACGGGAAATATCAGTTCACGCCGGCGTTCTTCATCGGGGCGCAGTACGTGTACTCGATCGAAACCTATGACTCCACGGCAGGCACGGTGAGGCCGCGCATTCATTCGGCCGGGCTGATGGCGGATTACTTCATCTCGAAGCGCACCGACTTCTACGTGCAGGGCGCGTATCAGAAGATCACGGGTAGCTCGACGGATTCGGTCATGGACCAGGCGTTCGTGCCGGGGACGCAGGGCTTGTCGTCGAATTCGCAGCAGTTCGTCGCGCGAGTGGCGATGCGGCACGCGTTCTGA
- the aldA gene encoding aldehyde dehydrogenase translates to MKPERNFVNGRFIEPAGDNVTVILNPATEEVAGHVHNASREQALLAVEQAAGAQRQWRLMPAAERGALMQRLADAIVEASAEIGAALAKESGKSLVDATNEAVYAAQITRYHAEWARRIEGEVIPSDTPDENLVLHREPIGVVACLIPFNFPIYTLMRKVAPALIAGNTVVVRPSNNTPLSAFELARAVERAALPAGVINILAMEHATAEVVCTHPKVGMITLTGSVNAGRKVLEYCKANIAKPSLELGGKTPAIVEPDADLQKAARELVASKLTHSGQLCTAIERVYVHESIHDEFVGMLRAQMQAKQIGDRYEDASRMGPLVNKASRDGIHAMVRRAVEAGAKLETGGEVPDRKGFFYPPTLLSNCRQDMEIVQEETFGPVLAVLKYSTIDEAIALANDHQFGLSSVLYTENYRTAMKVANSIEAGELYINRTPADPYQGFHAGWKRSGIGGDDGKHGMLEFTQTRLVVMKY, encoded by the coding sequence ATGAAGCCAGAACGGAATTTTGTGAACGGGCGTTTCATCGAGCCCGCAGGCGACAACGTCACTGTCATCCTCAATCCCGCCACCGAAGAAGTCGCGGGCCACGTGCATAACGCGTCGCGCGAGCAGGCGCTGCTTGCGGTCGAGCAAGCCGCCGGCGCGCAACGTCAATGGCGCCTGATGCCCGCCGCCGAGCGCGGCGCACTGATGCAGCGTCTCGCGGATGCCATCGTCGAGGCGTCGGCGGAGATTGGCGCCGCGCTCGCGAAAGAGTCCGGCAAGAGTCTGGTCGATGCCACCAACGAAGCCGTGTACGCCGCGCAGATCACGCGCTATCACGCGGAATGGGCGCGCCGTATCGAAGGCGAAGTCATTCCGAGCGATACGCCCGATGAAAACCTCGTGCTGCATCGCGAGCCGATTGGCGTCGTCGCGTGCCTGATTCCGTTCAATTTCCCCATCTACACGCTGATGCGCAAGGTCGCGCCCGCGCTGATCGCGGGTAACACGGTCGTCGTGCGTCCGAGCAACAACACGCCGCTGTCGGCGTTCGAACTCGCGCGCGCCGTCGAACGTGCGGCGCTGCCGGCGGGCGTCATCAACATTCTGGCGATGGAACACGCCACGGCCGAAGTCGTGTGCACGCATCCGAAGGTCGGCATGATCACGCTGACGGGTAGCGTCAACGCGGGTCGCAAGGTGCTGGAGTATTGCAAGGCGAACATCGCGAAGCCGTCGCTGGAACTCGGCGGCAAGACGCCCGCGATTGTCGAGCCGGATGCGGACTTGCAGAAGGCCGCGCGTGAACTCGTCGCATCGAAGCTTACGCACAGCGGCCAGCTCTGCACGGCAATCGAGCGCGTGTATGTGCACGAAAGCATTCACGATGAATTCGTCGGCATGCTGCGCGCGCAGATGCAGGCGAAGCAGATCGGCGACCGCTACGAGGACGCGAGCCGCATGGGTCCGCTCGTGAACAAGGCTTCGCGCGACGGCATTCACGCGATGGTCCGCCGCGCAGTCGAAGCGGGCGCGAAGCTCGAAACCGGCGGCGAAGTGCCGGATCGCAAGGGCTTTTTCTATCCGCCGACGCTGCTCTCGAATTGCCGTCAGGACATGGAGATCGTGCAGGAAGAGACCTTCGGGCCGGTGCTCGCGGTGCTCAAGTACAGCACGATCGACGAAGCGATCGCCCTGGCGAACGATCATCAGTTCGGGCTTTCGTCGGTGCTGTACACCGAGAACTATCGTACGGCGATGAAGGTCGCCAATTCGATCGAAGCGGGCGAGCTGTATATCAACCGCACGCCGGCCGATCCGTATCAAGGATTCCACGCGGGCTGGAAACGCTCGGGCATCGGCGGCGACGACGGCAAGCACGGCATGCTCGAATTCACGCAGACGCGTCTCGTCGTCATGAAGTACTGA
- a CDS encoding MFS transporter: MSSNSVQSGQSAVTPRESSRADRYIQLALLVVAAGAIYPLLYLRQVYQPTMLEVFHITESQLGYLYSALGTIFLLCYLPSGWLADRIAPRVLISFSLIATGALGLWYSTTPAFNSLIVIFGCWGLSTGLTFWAAIIKRVSMIASADEQGRFFGFLDGGRGLIEALLATIAISLFAWITQTRGDSTAAGFKLVVYMYAFLCIGLGIVLGLVRDPAGAAPKAARRDSNVMRDLGVLLKNPQLWLLAAIVFCGYQVFWATYSFSAYLHEKEIGLTVVAAGFITTLKLWMRPIGGIGGGFLGDRFSKTSVLVFALFAASAALLVLMAAPSIGSHVLIAVIVLFIGVMTYAIRGLYWSLLDQCKVPAETMGLAIGLVSVIGYSPDAVLPLINGYLTETYPGVHGYQLYFGYIAGMSALGGVAALVFKHRLNKQESQR, from the coding sequence GTGTCATCGAATTCCGTGCAATCCGGTCAAAGCGCCGTGACGCCGCGTGAAAGTTCGCGCGCCGACCGCTATATTCAGCTCGCGCTGCTTGTTGTGGCCGCCGGCGCCATCTATCCGCTTTTGTATCTTCGGCAGGTCTATCAGCCGACGATGCTCGAAGTTTTTCACATCACCGAATCGCAACTCGGCTATCTGTATTCGGCGCTCGGCACGATCTTTCTGCTGTGCTATCTGCCGAGCGGCTGGCTCGCGGACCGTATCGCGCCGCGCGTGCTCATCAGCTTTTCGCTGATCGCCACGGGCGCGCTCGGGCTGTGGTATTCGACGACGCCCGCGTTCAACTCGCTGATCGTGATCTTCGGCTGCTGGGGCCTCTCGACGGGCCTCACGTTCTGGGCCGCAATCATCAAGCGCGTCTCGATGATCGCCTCAGCCGACGAGCAAGGCCGCTTCTTCGGCTTCCTCGACGGCGGGCGCGGCCTGATCGAAGCGTTGCTCGCGACCATCGCGATTTCGCTGTTCGCATGGATCACGCAGACGCGCGGCGATTCGACGGCGGCGGGCTTTAAGCTCGTGGTCTATATGTACGCGTTCTTGTGCATCGGGCTGGGCATCGTGCTCGGCCTGGTGCGCGATCCGGCCGGAGCGGCACCGAAGGCCGCGCGCCGCGACAGCAATGTGATGCGCGATCTCGGCGTGCTGCTGAAGAATCCGCAGCTGTGGCTGCTTGCCGCCATCGTGTTCTGCGGCTATCAGGTGTTCTGGGCGACTTATAGCTTTTCCGCGTATCTGCACGAAAAGGAGATCGGCCTGACGGTGGTCGCGGCGGGCTTCATCACGACGCTCAAGCTGTGGATGCGCCCGATCGGCGGCATCGGCGGCGGCTTTCTCGGCGACCGTTTCTCGAAGACGTCGGTGCTCGTGTTCGCGCTGTTCGCGGCATCGGCGGCGCTGCTCGTGCTGATGGCGGCGCCGTCCATCGGCAGTCATGTGCTCATCGCGGTGATCGTGCTGTTCATCGGCGTGATGACCTACGCGATTCGCGGCCTTTACTGGTCGCTGCTCGATCAGTGCAAGGTGCCCGCTGAAACCATGGGCCTCGCCATCGGACTCGTGTCCGTGATCGGCTATTCGCCGGATGCCGTGCTGCCGCTCATCAACGGCTATCTGACCGAGACCTATCCGGGCGTGCACGGCTATCAACTGTACTTCGGCTATATCGCCGGCATGTCCGCGCTGGGCGGCGTAGCGGCTCTCGTCTTCAAGCATCGACTCAACAAGCAGGAATCTCAACGATGA
- a CDS encoding mandelate racemase/muconate lactonizing enzyme family protein, which produces MKIAALETHIVAVPPPHVGGMYWIFVKLRTACGIEGVGEIYSATFHPKAMTPIIEDVFTRYLLDHDPHHVERFYREAYSSGFTQRPDLTMMGVVSGLEMACWDIIGKAAGKPVYELLGGRVHERLRSYTYLYPKNARGEYDYDDPDLAAECAAHNVALGFTAVKFDPAGPYTAYSGHQISLEVMDRCETFCRKVREAVGSKADLLFGTHGQMVPSSAIRLAQRLEKYDPLWFEEPVPPGQEDAMAQVAAKTSIPIAAGERLTTKYEFFKLLDARAASILQFNVGRVGGLLEAKKIASLAEVYYAQIAPHLYNGPVGAAASVQIAACSPNFLIQESIGTWDGFHAEVLKTPIRWEDGYIIPSNEPGLGVELNMDVVRAHTPYTGERLHLQMANRPFDVKDLAPAKG; this is translated from the coding sequence ATGAAAATCGCTGCACTCGAAACGCATATCGTCGCCGTGCCGCCGCCGCATGTCGGTGGCATGTACTGGATCTTCGTGAAGCTGCGCACGGCGTGCGGCATCGAGGGCGTCGGCGAGATTTATTCCGCGACGTTCCATCCGAAAGCGATGACGCCGATCATCGAAGACGTGTTCACGCGCTATCTGCTCGACCACGATCCGCATCATGTCGAACGCTTCTATCGTGAAGCGTATTCGAGCGGCTTCACGCAGCGCCCCGATCTCACGATGATGGGCGTCGTGAGCGGCCTCGAAATGGCGTGCTGGGACATCATCGGCAAGGCGGCGGGCAAGCCGGTGTATGAACTGCTCGGCGGCCGCGTGCACGAGCGGCTGCGCTCGTACACGTATCTCTATCCGAAGAACGCGCGCGGCGAATACGACTACGACGATCCCGATCTCGCCGCCGAATGCGCCGCGCACAACGTCGCGCTCGGCTTTACGGCGGTGAAGTTCGATCCGGCGGGGCCGTACACCGCGTACTCGGGACATCAGATTTCGCTCGAAGTGATGGACCGTTGCGAAACGTTCTGCCGCAAGGTGCGCGAAGCGGTCGGCAGCAAGGCCGATCTGCTGTTCGGCACGCACGGCCAGATGGTGCCTTCGTCGGCGATCCGGCTTGCGCAACGCCTCGAAAAGTACGATCCGCTGTGGTTTGAAGAACCGGTGCCGCCGGGACAGGAAGACGCGATGGCGCAAGTCGCCGCGAAGACGAGCATTCCGATTGCGGCGGGCGAGCGTCTCACCACGAAGTACGAGTTCTTCAAGCTGCTGGACGCGCGCGCCGCGTCGATTCTGCAGTTCAACGTCGGACGCGTGGGCGGCCTGCTGGAAGCGAAGAAGATCGCGAGTCTCGCGGAAGTCTATTACGCGCAGATCGCGCCGCATCTCTACAACGGTCCGGTCGGTGCGGCGGCCAGCGTGCAGATCGCCGCGTGTTCGCCGAACTTCCTGATTCAGGAAAGCATCGGCACGTGGGACGGTTTCCACGCGGAAGTGCTCAAGACGCCGATTCGCTGGGAAGACGGCTACATCATTCCGTCGAACGAGCCGGGGCTGGGCGTCGAACTGAACATGGATGTTGTGCGCGCGCATACGCCTTACACCGGCGAGCGTCTGCATCTCCAGATGGCGAACCGCCCGTTCGACGTGAAAGATCTCGCGCCCGCCAAGGGCTGA
- a CDS encoding GMC family oxidoreductase: MDFDYIIVGAGSAGCILADRLSESGQHSVLLLEAGGADSSFWFKVPVGFTKTYYNPQYNWMYYSEPEAQLKQRKLYCPRGKVQGGSGSINAMIYVRGQPHDFDDWARAGNRGWGFRDVLPYFRRVESHWAGNTEYHGADGKIAISSMKDGAHAICKTFLQGAQQAGYALTDDINGPRYEGATIYDINARNGERSSSSFEYLHPALSRKNLRVERDVTVHRVIFDGKRATGVMATRRGEALQFRAKREVILSAGAVDTPKLLQLSGVGERALLAKHGIDVVHELPAVGKNLQDHLCVSFYYRATVKTLNDDLRSLFGKVKAGLRYLTVRKGPLSMSVNQSGGFFKGDAREAEPNMQLYFNPLSYRIPKSSKAQLEPEPYSGFLLCFNPCRPTSRGSIEIGSNRVEDAAKIHINALTTEKDLLEAVQGSKLIRRIMGTSALRGITAEEISPGPDVKSDEALLDYFRDQSGSIYHLCGSCAMGPDAATSVVDERLRVHGIDSLRIVDASIFPNITSGNLNAPTMMVAEKGADMILGDAQAADARASTPAELTAAV, from the coding sequence ATGGATTTCGATTACATCATCGTGGGCGCGGGATCGGCGGGCTGTATTCTCGCGGACCGCCTGTCCGAGTCGGGTCAGCATTCGGTCCTGCTGCTCGAAGCGGGCGGCGCGGACAGCTCGTTCTGGTTCAAGGTTCCGGTCGGCTTCACCAAGACCTATTACAACCCGCAGTACAACTGGATGTACTACAGCGAGCCGGAAGCGCAACTCAAGCAGCGCAAGCTGTATTGCCCGCGCGGCAAGGTGCAGGGCGGCTCCGGATCGATCAACGCGATGATCTACGTGCGCGGACAGCCGCACGATTTCGACGACTGGGCGCGCGCGGGCAACCGCGGCTGGGGCTTTCGCGACGTGCTGCCGTATTTCCGCCGCGTCGAATCGCACTGGGCCGGCAACACGGAATATCACGGCGCGGACGGCAAGATCGCTATTTCGTCGATGAAGGACGGCGCGCATGCCATCTGCAAGACGTTCCTGCAAGGCGCGCAGCAGGCAGGCTACGCACTCACCGACGACATCAACGGCCCGCGCTACGAAGGCGCGACCATCTACGACATCAACGCGCGCAACGGCGAGCGTTCGTCGAGCAGCTTCGAGTATCTGCATCCGGCGCTTTCGCGCAAGAACCTGCGCGTGGAGCGCGACGTCACCGTGCATCGCGTGATATTCGATGGCAAGCGCGCAACCGGCGTGATGGCGACGCGCCGGGGCGAAGCGCTGCAATTCCGTGCGAAGCGCGAAGTGATTTTGTCGGCGGGCGCGGTGGATACGCCGAAGCTGCTGCAACTGTCGGGCGTCGGCGAGCGCGCGCTGCTCGCGAAGCATGGCATCGACGTGGTGCACGAGCTTCCCGCCGTCGGCAAGAATTTGCAGGATCACCTGTGCGTGAGCTTCTACTATCGCGCGACAGTCAAGACGCTGAACGACGACCTGCGCTCGCTGTTCGGCAAGGTGAAGGCGGGCCTGCGCTATCTGACAGTGCGCAAGGGCCCGCTCTCGATGAGCGTCAATCAGTCGGGCGGCTTCTTCAAGGGCGACGCGCGCGAAGCCGAGCCGAACATGCAGCTGTATTTCAATCCGCTGTCTTACCGCATTCCGAAGAGCAGCAAGGCGCAACTGGAGCCGGAACCGTATTCGGGCTTTCTGCTGTGCTTCAACCCGTGCCGTCCGACGAGCCGCGGTTCTATCGAGATCGGTTCGAATCGCGTGGAAGACGCCGCGAAGATTCACATCAACGCGCTGACGACCGAGAAAGATTTGCTCGAAGCGGTGCAGGGCAGCAAGCTGATTCGCCGCATCATGGGCACGAGCGCGCTGCGCGGCATCACTGCGGAGGAAATCTCGCCGGGGCCGGATGTCAAGAGCGACGAGGCGCTGCTCGACTATTTCCGCGACCAGTCCGGCTCGATCTACCACTTGTGCGGATCGTGCGCGATGGGGCCGGATGCGGCGACGTCGGTGGTCGATGAACGCTTGCGCGTGCATGGCATCGACAGCCTGCGTATCGTCGATGCGTCGATCTTCCCGAACATCACGTCCGGCAATCTCAATGCGCCGACGATGATGGTCGCCGAGAAAGGCGCCGACATGATCCTCGGCGACGCGCAAGCGGCCGACGCGCGCGCGTCCACTCCGGCGGAGCTCACGGCCGCCGTCTGA
- a CDS encoding LysR substrate-binding domain-containing protein yields the protein MPALNALRAFEVAGHTGSFTRAAEVLHVTQSAVSRQVRQLETQLGEALLLRRHHHLELSATGRLLLQALKLSFDRIELTVRSIQEKTHLTRLRINVPPTYASRWLMPRLQSLRAAAPELELTITTSLKDDLVESGALDCAIRFGDGEWDGLDNQLLMNERHIAVCAPALLGGRASPVEDLSAFTLLHVLASSDQRYLTWQHWLKAAHIDDVELSGGYEFDLLDHAIRAAVDGLGVTMADRHMIAHELRRGTLVPLRDVEVDGHQSYWLVTRTGQDDAPQVALFREWLHREIEEQERGWPSRARE from the coding sequence ATGCCCGCCCTCAACGCGCTGAGGGCTTTCGAAGTGGCCGGCCACACCGGCAGCTTCACGCGCGCGGCGGAGGTGCTGCACGTCACGCAAAGCGCCGTGAGCCGCCAGGTCCGGCAGCTCGAAACGCAACTCGGCGAAGCGCTGCTGCTGCGCCGTCATCATCATCTGGAATTGTCCGCGACGGGGCGTCTGCTGCTGCAGGCGCTCAAGCTCTCGTTCGACCGCATCGAGCTGACGGTGCGCAGCATCCAGGAAAAGACGCATCTCACGCGTCTGCGCATCAACGTTCCGCCGACCTACGCGAGCCGCTGGCTGATGCCGCGTCTGCAATCGCTGCGCGCGGCGGCGCCCGAACTCGAACTCACCATCACCACGAGCCTGAAGGACGACCTCGTCGAATCGGGCGCGCTCGACTGCGCGATTCGTTTCGGCGACGGCGAATGGGACGGCCTCGACAATCAACTCCTGATGAACGAGCGGCACATCGCGGTGTGCGCGCCCGCGCTGCTCGGCGGGCGCGCGTCGCCGGTGGAAGATCTGAGCGCATTCACGCTGCTGCATGTGCTGGCGAGCAGCGACCAGCGCTATCTCACGTGGCAGCATTGGCTCAAGGCCGCGCATATCGACGATGTGGAACTCAGCGGCGGCTACGAATTCGATCTGCTCGATCACGCGATTCGCGCGGCCGTCGACGGCCTCGGCGTGACGATGGCCGACCGTCACATGATCGCGCACGAATTGCGGCGTGGCACGCTCGTGCCGCTGCGCGATGTCGAAGTGGACGGGCATCAGTCGTACTGGCTCGTCACGCGCACGGGTCAGGACGATGCGCCGCAAGTCGCGCTGTTCCGCGAATGGCTGCATCGGGAGATCGAGGAGCAGGAGCGCGGCTGGCCGTCGCGCGCTCGCGAATAG